The DNA window TGTCCCCGGTAAACGCGCCGCGACGCCGCGGGAGTGCCGCGACGGCAAGCCGTACGTTCCGCTGGGCACCAACCCCTGGTACGGCGACCCCAACCAGATCCTGACTTGTCCGGCGCCCGCGGCCCGTTGCGACCAGCCGGTGAAGCCGGGCCAGGTGATACCCGCGCCGTCGGTCGACAACGGCATCAACCCGGCGCCCTCCGACAAGGTGCCTGGGACGCCACCGCCGACCAGCGATCCACTGACCCGGCCGGGAACGGGAACGGTCGAATGCAATGGGCAGCAACCAAATCCGTGCGTGTACACGCCCGGCGGGCCTCCCCGGGCCGTTTACGCCCCGCAGAGCGGCGAACTGGAGGGTCCCGACGGCGTGAGGTACGCGGTTGAAAACTCGAGGAAGACGGGAGACGACGGATGGAAGGACATGTTGGCACCGCCCGGCTGAACCCCACTCGCGATTGCTCACCATCAGCCCGGAAGAGTCGGTGCCGTCGGAGCAATACGGAAGTCCCTAACCGTGTGCCGGCAGCACGTGGTCGGCGAGCTTGTCGGTGGACAGGCACAGCGAGCAGACGTGCGCGTCGTGCGTCGGACAAGCCAGCACGTCGGGTCGCTCGTAGTCATATTGGCACACATGGCAGTTCAATGTCGCGGCCGATGGATTGCCGTGTTCGTCGTACATCGGCAGGTCGATGCCATCGTGGCTGCGCCGTAAGTAATACTTGCCTCTGGTTGCGATTGCCAGAATCGGAGGCATCAACAACGCGATGACGATTGCCACCAACGGTGAATAGGGCCGCAACGCCACGCCGAGGCCCCCGAAGAAGGCGATGATCGACAGCCCCGCCGCCAACAGCATTGACCCGAATCCGACCGGGTTGACGGCATACAACATGCCGCGCCTGAACTCCGGCCTCTTCGGGGACAGCTTCAGTAGGTATTTGTTGAAGACGATGTCCGAAGCAACGGAAACGACCCAGGCCATCCCGCAGTTGGCATAGAAGCCGAGGATCGTGTTCAGGAAGTCGAACATGTTGGCTTCCATCAGGATCAACGCGATGACAAGGTTGACACCCAGGAATACCACGCGCCCCGGGTAATGCTTGGTGATACGGGTGAACGAATTGGTCCACGCCAGTGAGCCAGAATACGCGTTGGTTACATTGATTTTAATCTGGCTAAGCACCACCAACACCACCGCGAGCGTGAGCGCGAGCCAGCTCGGCATGAAGTTGCGGTAAATCAGCAGAAATTGCTGGACCGGCTGGTTGGCGACCGGCGTCGAGCCGACAACCTCGGAGATCAGGTACACGGCGAGAAATAGGCCGATGATCTGTTTGATCGCACCGAACACCACCCAGCCGGGTCCCGCCAGCAGCATCCACGTCCACCAGCTTCGGGAGTTCGTGGGTGTCCGTGGGGGCATAAATCGCAGATAGTCGATCTGTTCGGCGATTTGAGCGATCAACGACAGGCACACGCCCGACGCCAACAGGCTGGAGCCGACGTTCACCGCGCCGTTGCCACCGTGGCCGCTGTAGGCGAAGAACTGGCGGATCGAGTGCGGATGGCTCACCACGAGGTAGACAAACGGGATGACCATCAGGATCAACCACAGCGGAGTGGTCCAGAGCTGCAGCTGGGAAAGCACTTTCATGCCGTAGATCACCAGCGGGAAGATGATCAGGGTCGAGCACGCGTAGCCCGCCCAAAGTGGGACGTGCAGGCCCAGTTTGAGGCCCTGGGCCATGATCGAGCCCTCGAGTGCGAAGAAGATGAACGTGAACGTCGCGAAGATGACATTCGTGACCACCGATCCGTAGTAGCCAAAGCCGCTGCCGCGGGTGATCAGGTCCAAGTCGATGTTGTAGCGCGCCGCATAATATGCCAGCGGCAGTCCGGTCAGGAAGATCACCGCGGCGAAGATCCCGATTCCGCACAGCGCGTTGCCGGTGCCGTAGGAGATGCCGACGTTGGCGCCAATCGCGAAGTCGGCCAAATAGGCGATGCCCCCGAGAGCCGAGATCCCGACCACCGCGGTGGACCAGCGCCGGTAACTGCGGGGCGCGAAGCGCAGCGTGTAGTCCTCGAGCGTTTCTCTGGTGGCCGTCATGATGTCGAGGTCGACGGCGGCCGCCGACGGGTTTTCGATATCCGGTTCGGTTTCCTGTGTCATCCCAGCCTTCCCACACGGTTCGGGCCGGAAGATAACCGATCAGGGTTGCCATCAGGTGACGGACGGACCCAGACGCCCGCCGACGGGCCGTCAGTGCCGCTGAGGGGCGAGCCGCGGCGAACCGGCTCCCCCGCGGCCGCAGTTGGGCCCCCCGCACGTGCCTTAGATTTGTCACGGTGCGCATCGGCATTATCCGTCGAGCAATCAGGCGACGCGGGTCAACCTGCAATGCCCAGGCTGTACCAGCCTCTGGGCGGTCGACATGCGACACCGATGAGCGCGCTCAACTCTGATCAAATGGATTGTCGGGCAACGGATGCCGACACACGGCGTGCGCCTCGGCGGCGCTGAGCCCAAACAGTCGCAGCACGTTTTCGGTGACTGTGTCGGCGGCATGCGCGTCGTCGCGATCCGGGTGATCCCGCAATAGGTTGCCCAGCCCCAGCAAGGCGCCCCCGGCCATGGCCAGGGCAAGTTCGGGATCGTCCACCGTGAACCGCCCGGCCGCCACGCCGGCTTTGATGTCGCGCAGGGCGCGCGGCGCCAGCCCGCTGGGTGAGGACAACAGCGCGAGCCCGTTGGCCAACAGAATCTGGCTCTCCTGCGGTCGACGGCGAAAGAGCCGGCCGGTCAGCCGGAAGCTGATGGCGAACGTCTCCGCCGGGTCCTCGATGGACTCGCTGAGCCGGTCCAGCATCGCCCCGTAGGCGTCGAGTACGTCGGCGACGGCCGCGTCGAACAGCTGCTCCTTGCTATCGAAGTGGTTGTAGAAAGACCCCATGCCGACGTCGGCGGCCTGGGTGATCTCCAGGACCGGCACGTTGACCTTGCCCTCGGCGATCAGCCGCTGTGCGGCCTTGACCAGTGCGGCTCGGGTGCGCTGTTTGCGCCGCTCCAAGCGGTTGGGTGTCTGATTGTCGGGCATCGCGTTCATCTCCAGGAGTATGCATCAGTTATGAGGATTCCGTCAGAATCCTTGACTGAACATTGACTCGTATGTGACGATTTCGTCAGTTAGTGTGGAGGCGGTTGATGAACCTGACCAACAGCACCCGGCAGGGCGCGCTATCCGACGAGCATCCCGGCCGAGGGCGCAACCCGGTGATCAGAGTCGTCGATATCGCGTGGCTGACCTTCGAGCGACCGGACCTCGCCCGCGCCGAGGCATTTGCGCGAGCGTTCGGCTTTCACACGGCGCAGCGCAGCCCGGATGAAGTGCAGTTGCGCGGCACACTGCCCGGCGGTCCGTGCCTCATCCTGC is part of the Mycobacterium mantenii genome and encodes:
- a CDS encoding TetR/AcrR family transcriptional regulator — encoded protein: MNAMPDNQTPNRLERRKQRTRAALVKAAQRLIAEGKVNVPVLEITQAADVGMGSFYNHFDSKEQLFDAAVADVLDAYGAMLDRLSESIEDPAETFAISFRLTGRLFRRRPQESQILLANGLALLSSPSGLAPRALRDIKAGVAAGRFTVDDPELALAMAGGALLGLGNLLRDHPDRDDAHAADTVTENVLRLFGLSAAEAHAVCRHPLPDNPFDQS